One Dietzia sp. JS16-p6b genomic window carries:
- a CDS encoding PBS lyase heat domain-containing protein repeat-containing protein, producing MGTDQSSRSDLRALEPELWPEYLSARSGLPGPRANLSLLTVAAGMADERAIEAMLADGGEYPAMCAAAALAARADSAECEDRARALATDDRWRVREGVAIGLQLLGDDTLEVLIELVRRWAEDPESYVQRVAVVAICEPRLLRTAPAAAVAIEVCRRCTDRLMALPPTQRKDPAARNLRQALGYCWSVAVAADPEPGLRAFRELPTDDPDVQWIVTQNLRKKRLSALL from the coding sequence ATGGGGACTGATCAGTCATCACGCAGCGATCTCCGCGCGCTGGAACCCGAGCTGTGGCCGGAGTATCTGTCGGCCCGGTCCGGGCTCCCGGGACCTCGCGCCAACCTCTCGTTACTCACCGTCGCCGCCGGAATGGCGGACGAGCGCGCCATCGAGGCGATGCTGGCCGACGGCGGCGAGTATCCCGCGATGTGTGCCGCCGCGGCCCTCGCGGCGAGAGCCGACTCCGCGGAATGCGAGGACCGTGCCCGGGCACTGGCGACAGATGACCGGTGGCGGGTTCGCGAGGGGGTGGCCATCGGTCTGCAACTCCTCGGTGACGACACGCTCGAGGTGCTGATCGAGCTGGTCCGGCGGTGGGCCGAGGATCCCGAGTCCTATGTCCAGCGCGTCGCCGTGGTGGCCATCTGCGAACCCCGCCTCCTGCGCACCGCCCCGGCGGCGGCCGTCGCCATCGAGGTGTGCCGACGCTGCACGGACCGCCTCATGGCGCTGCCGCCGACGCAGCGCAAAGACCCCGCGGCCCGCAACCTCCGCCAGGCGCTGGGGTACTGCTGGAGCGTCGCCGTGGCCGCGGATCCCGAGCCCGGGCTGAGGGCCTTTCGTGAGCTACCGACCGACGACCCCGACGTCCAGTGGATCGTCACGCAGAATCTGCGCAAGAAGCGACTGTCCGCGCTGCTGTGA
- the der gene encoding ribosome biogenesis GTPase Der, producing MTSNEEFDLPTGPAEETVEDGWNDDTDWDAVAEEWADEIGAELDGVEILPTVAIVGRPNVGKSTLVNRIIGRREAVVEDVPGVTRDRVSYEALWNGRTFMVQDTGGWEQDAKGMHRSIAQQAEIAMGTADLIVLVCDGTVGITSADETVAKSLRRSNTPVILAVNKVDSEKAELQAAEFWGLGLDQPYAISAAHGRGTADLLDEILRQLPSKARMRETTDVPRRVALVGKPNVGKSSLLNKLTGEERSVVDNVAGTTVDPVDSLVELGGKTWRFVDTAGLRRKVNQAYGHEYYASLRTRGAIEAAEVVVLLLDASEPITEQDLRVISMVADAGRALVIAFNKWDLVDEDRRYDLDKEIDRELSKILTWAYRVNISATTGRALAKLVPAMEGALDSWDKRIPTGPLNTWMSEVVAATPPPMRGGKLPRIRFCTQATTRPPTFVFFSTGFLEAGYRRFLERRLRETFGFDGSPVRVNVRVKERRQRK from the coding sequence ATGACCAGCAACGAGGAGTTCGACCTGCCCACCGGTCCGGCCGAGGAGACCGTCGAGGACGGTTGGAACGACGACACGGACTGGGACGCCGTCGCCGAGGAGTGGGCCGACGAGATCGGCGCCGAGCTCGACGGAGTGGAGATCCTGCCCACCGTCGCCATCGTGGGGCGCCCCAACGTGGGCAAGTCCACGCTGGTCAACCGGATCATCGGCCGCCGCGAGGCCGTCGTGGAAGACGTCCCCGGGGTGACCCGCGACCGCGTCTCCTATGAGGCCCTGTGGAACGGCCGCACCTTCATGGTCCAGGACACCGGTGGGTGGGAGCAGGACGCCAAGGGCATGCACCGCTCCATCGCGCAGCAGGCCGAGATCGCGATGGGCACCGCCGACCTCATCGTCCTGGTGTGCGACGGGACCGTGGGCATCACCTCCGCGGACGAGACGGTGGCCAAGAGCCTGCGCCGCTCGAACACCCCGGTGATCCTGGCGGTCAACAAGGTGGACAGCGAGAAGGCGGAGCTCCAGGCGGCCGAATTCTGGGGGCTGGGCCTCGACCAGCCCTATGCCATCTCCGCCGCGCACGGCCGGGGCACCGCCGACCTGCTCGACGAGATCCTGCGCCAACTCCCGTCCAAGGCCCGGATGCGGGAGACCACCGACGTGCCGCGGCGTGTGGCGCTGGTCGGCAAGCCCAACGTCGGCAAGTCGAGCCTGCTCAACAAGCTCACCGGCGAGGAGAGGTCGGTGGTCGACAACGTCGCCGGCACCACCGTCGATCCCGTGGACTCGCTCGTCGAGCTGGGCGGCAAGACGTGGCGCTTCGTCGACACCGCCGGCCTACGACGCAAGGTCAACCAGGCCTACGGGCACGAGTACTACGCCTCGCTGCGGACGCGGGGGGCCATCGAGGCCGCCGAGGTCGTGGTGCTGCTGCTGGACGCCTCCGAACCGATCACCGAGCAGGACCTGCGGGTGATCTCCATGGTCGCCGACGCCGGCCGGGCGCTCGTGATCGCCTTCAACAAATGGGACCTGGTGGACGAGGACCGCCGGTACGACCTGGACAAGGAGATCGACCGGGAGCTGTCCAAGATCCTCACCTGGGCCTACCGGGTGAACATCTCGGCCACCACGGGCCGAGCCCTGGCCAAGTTGGTGCCGGCGATGGAGGGCGCACTCGACTCCTGGGACAAGCGGATCCCCACGGGTCCGCTCAACACGTGGATGAGCGAGGTCGTGGCCGCGACCCCGCCGCCGATGCGCGGCGGGAAGCTGCCGCGCATCCGGTTCTGCACGCAGGCCACCACCCGGCCGCCCACGTTCGTGTTCTTCTCCACCGGGTTCCTCGAGGCCGGCTACCGGCGGTTCCTTGAGCGTCGCCTGCGCGAGACCTTCGGTTTCGACGGCTCTCCGGTCCGCGTGAACGTGCGCGTCAAGGAGCGCCGACAGCGCAAGTGA
- the cmk gene encoding (d)CMP kinase yields MSAPAGPTVPDGARRRRIAIDGPAGTGKSTLARLLAERLGGAYLDTGAMYRVATLQVLRAGIDPEDAAAVIAASADLPMEIGTDAGSERILLAGEDVSDEIRTARVTAGVSAVSAVPEVRANLVGLQRRLASGGGTVVLEGRDIGTVVLPDAEVKVYLTASPEIRARRRTEQDRAAGRDADYDEVLAAVIERDRKDSTRAASPLRPADDAIVLDTSDLTLDEVLDRLVALAEGTDASHGDAAEGNTR; encoded by the coding sequence GTGAGCGCGCCGGCAGGTCCGACCGTGCCGGACGGCGCCCGCCGGCGCCGGATCGCGATCGACGGACCCGCGGGCACCGGAAAGTCCACCCTCGCCCGCCTGCTCGCCGAACGGCTCGGCGGGGCCTACCTCGACACCGGTGCGATGTACCGGGTGGCCACGCTCCAGGTGCTGCGTGCCGGGATCGACCCGGAGGATGCCGCGGCGGTGATCGCCGCGTCCGCCGATCTGCCGATGGAGATCGGCACGGACGCGGGATCCGAACGCATCCTGCTCGCCGGGGAGGACGTGAGTGACGAGATCCGCACCGCCCGGGTCACCGCGGGGGTCTCGGCGGTCTCCGCCGTCCCCGAGGTCCGGGCCAATCTGGTCGGCCTGCAGCGGCGCCTGGCGTCCGGGGGCGGCACCGTCGTCCTCGAGGGCCGCGACATCGGCACGGTGGTGCTCCCCGACGCCGAGGTCAAGGTGTATCTCACCGCGAGCCCGGAGATCCGGGCCCGACGCAGGACGGAACAGGACCGCGCCGCGGGACGTGACGCCGACTACGACGAGGTGCTGGCGGCGGTGATCGAGCGTGACCGCAAGGACTCCACCCGCGCCGCGAGCCCGCTCCGTCCCGCGGACGATGCGATCGTCCTCGACACCTCAGACCTGACCCTCGACGAGGTGCTCGACCGGTTGGTCGCACTCGCGGAGGGCACCGACGCGTCGCACGGCGACGCCGCAGAAGGGAACACACGATGA
- a CDS encoding TetR/AcrR family transcriptional regulator produces the protein MARTQGFDTAAAVRSAREVFWESGYEDAAIPALERATGLNRSSIYNAFGSKRGLFDAAVESYLDEVVRPMLRPFAATPVAPDAIVVYLGRLRSTFLDSDSPAFAHGCLLINSATSPIARDAAVREVVAAYREELRAAIGRGVLAHRPTHEAEANARLADACTAMIVAAFALARVDTVAALQCIDTARRLLDDHA, from the coding sequence ATGGCTCGCACGCAGGGTTTCGACACCGCCGCCGCCGTTCGCTCCGCGCGCGAGGTGTTCTGGGAATCGGGGTACGAGGATGCGGCGATCCCTGCTCTCGAGCGCGCCACCGGGCTGAACCGCTCCAGCATCTACAACGCCTTCGGCAGCAAGCGCGGCCTCTTCGACGCGGCGGTCGAGAGTTATCTCGACGAGGTGGTCCGCCCGATGCTCCGGCCGTTCGCCGCGACCCCTGTCGCGCCCGACGCGATCGTCGTCTACCTCGGCAGACTGCGGAGCACGTTTCTCGACTCCGATTCCCCGGCGTTCGCCCACGGGTGCCTTCTCATCAACTCGGCGACCTCGCCGATCGCGCGGGACGCGGCCGTGCGCGAGGTCGTGGCCGCGTATCGCGAGGAACTCCGTGCCGCAATCGGCCGCGGTGTCCTCGCTCACCGCCCCACGCACGAGGCGGAAGCCAACGCCCGGCTCGCCGACGCCTGCACCGCGATGATCGTCGCGGCGTTCGCGCTCGCCCGCGTCGACACCGTGGCGGCGCTGCAGTGCATCGACACAGCTCGACGCCTCCTCGACGACCACGCCTGA
- the scpB gene encoding SMC-Scp complex subunit ScpB, which translates to MDVTDDENGLDDDASPPLRARLEALLLVVDQPTAEGALAAAADSTPAQVAAELRGWRDDLTARGSGIDLRRTEEGWRLYTRREFAPYVERLLTDGTRSTLTRAALETLAVIAYRQPVTRSRVAAVRGVNVDGVMRTLVARGLTVECGTDPDTGGLLYRTTELFLERLGLTSLDELPDIAPLLPDVDLVDEMSDDPAEDPRIPLGRRRTAAPDPAHDHQNEEM; encoded by the coding sequence ATGGATGTGACGGACGACGAGAACGGGCTCGACGACGACGCGTCACCGCCGCTACGCGCCCGACTCGAGGCGCTTCTGCTGGTCGTGGACCAGCCGACCGCCGAGGGGGCGCTCGCTGCCGCGGCGGACTCGACGCCTGCACAGGTGGCGGCGGAGCTGCGCGGTTGGCGGGATGACCTCACCGCCCGCGGCAGTGGGATCGACCTGAGGCGCACCGAGGAGGGATGGCGTCTCTACACCCGTCGTGAGTTCGCCCCGTATGTGGAGCGGCTGCTCACCGACGGCACCCGGTCCACCCTCACGCGGGCGGCACTCGAGACGTTGGCGGTGATCGCCTACCGGCAGCCCGTCACCCGGTCACGCGTGGCGGCGGTCCGTGGGGTCAACGTGGACGGGGTCATGCGGACCCTCGTGGCCCGCGGCCTGACCGTGGAATGCGGCACCGACCCGGACACGGGGGGCCTCCTGTATAGGACCACGGAGCTCTTTCTGGAAAGATTGGGGTTGACGTCGCTCGACGAGCTCCCGGACATCGCCCCGTTGCTGCCGGACGTGGACCTGGTCGACGAGATGAGCGACGACCCCGCGGAGGACCCGCGGATACCTCTGGGGCGGCGCAGAACCGCTGCGCCCGACCCAGCCCATGACCACCAGAACGAAGAGATGTGA
- a CDS encoding DUF1304 domain-containing protein → MLIFSLVLAALAALVHVVIFALESLMWTSARARRVFGTSLKEARATQQMAFNQGFYNLFLAIVTVAGIGFVLAGVVPVGAALLIAGAGSMAAAALVLFFSAPDKRGAALKQGLLPLVSVLALALSLAV, encoded by the coding sequence ATGCTCATCTTCTCCCTTGTTCTCGCCGCCCTCGCGGCGCTGGTGCACGTCGTCATCTTTGCGCTGGAATCGCTGATGTGGACGAGCGCGCGCGCCCGGCGGGTCTTCGGAACGAGCCTCAAGGAGGCGAGGGCTACCCAGCAGATGGCCTTCAACCAGGGGTTCTACAACCTTTTCCTCGCCATCGTCACGGTGGCCGGAATCGGGTTCGTCCTGGCCGGCGTCGTGCCCGTGGGGGCCGCGTTGCTGATCGCCGGCGCCGGTTCCATGGCCGCGGCGGCGCTCGTCCTGTTCTTTTCCGCTCCCGACAAGCGGGGGGCCGCCCTCAAGCAGGGGCTGCTCCCGCTGGTCTCGGTCCTCGCCCTGGCCCTCTCGCTCGCGGTGTAG
- a CDS encoding ATP-binding protein → MTGLVIGTDIDVPGASVTLDARRFNRHTFWCGQSGSGKTYALGVVLEQLLLHTELPMVILDPNADFVRLPEAREDADAAEAARLAELDIRVLRSSGDSPAGSGEGTGNSPADRLHARYVDLTPASKAALLHLDPIADAEEYNVLLRAEVRAESFDSAGALTAFRQSSDPGEVRLSYRMENLQVLEWDLWSRGAGSVVDVIDQRPRATVMDLGGFTHPAESKVAALAVLEHLWTRREDRKPILIVIDEAHNICPPDPQTDVERALTRQLVQIAAEGRKFGLWLLLSTQRPNKIHPNVLSQCDNLGLMRVNSPRDLKELAEVFGFAGEEQIRRSASFAQGQALFAGGFLTEPTFVQMGRRITEESGGDVGVPLRGDE, encoded by the coding sequence ATGACCGGGCTCGTGATCGGTACAGACATCGATGTTCCGGGGGCGTCCGTGACCCTCGACGCCCGTCGCTTCAACCGCCACACGTTCTGGTGCGGGCAGAGCGGTAGCGGGAAGACCTACGCGCTGGGCGTGGTCCTGGAGCAGTTGCTGCTGCACACCGAGCTCCCGATGGTCATCCTCGACCCGAACGCCGACTTCGTCAGGCTGCCCGAGGCCCGCGAGGATGCCGACGCGGCGGAGGCGGCCCGGCTCGCGGAGCTCGACATCCGGGTGCTGCGCTCATCGGGCGACTCGCCTGCGGGTTCGGGGGAGGGCACGGGTAACAGTCCCGCGGATCGGCTGCACGCCCGCTATGTCGACCTGACCCCGGCGTCCAAGGCCGCGCTGCTCCACCTCGATCCGATCGCGGATGCGGAGGAGTACAACGTCTTGTTGCGGGCGGAGGTCCGTGCCGAGAGCTTCGACTCGGCGGGCGCGCTCACGGCGTTCCGGCAGTCGTCCGACCCGGGGGAGGTGCGGCTGTCCTACCGGATGGAGAACCTCCAGGTGCTCGAGTGGGACCTGTGGTCCAGGGGCGCCGGTTCGGTTGTCGACGTGATCGACCAACGACCGCGCGCCACGGTGATGGACCTCGGGGGCTTCACTCACCCGGCGGAATCCAAGGTCGCGGCACTGGCGGTCCTGGAACACCTGTGGACGCGGCGCGAGGACCGGAAGCCGATCCTCATCGTGATCGACGAGGCGCACAACATCTGTCCACCCGACCCTCAGACCGACGTCGAGCGTGCCCTCACCCGGCAACTGGTCCAGATCGCCGCCGAGGGGCGCAAGTTCGGCTTGTGGTTGTTGCTCTCCACGCAGCGCCCCAACAAGATCCACCCCAACGTGCTCTCCCAGTGCGACAACCTCGGCCTCATGAGGGTCAATTCGCCCAGGGACCTGAAGGAGCTCGCGGAGGTGTTCGGGTTCGCCGGCGAGGAACAGATCCGGCGCTCGGCGTCGTTCGCCCAGGGGCAGGCGCTCTTCGCCGGGGGTTTCCTCACCGAGCCGACGTTCGTGCAGATGGGCCGCCGGATCACCGAGGAGTCGGGCGGGGACGTGGGGGTGCCGCTTCGCGGCGACGAGTGA
- the secA2 gene encoding accessory Sec system translocase SecA2, whose amino-acid sequence MGFANRFWKLMGSTQGRDTSRAQSAVEASHGFDEWASGVADGDFADEAHGLQLFGESPEDLARFLALAREAATRAVGLRPFDVQLQGALRMFAGDVVEMATGEGKTLAGAVAAAGYALQGHTVHVISVNDYLAARDARWMGPMFELLGLTVGHVTESSTREERRRAYACDVTYGSVSEIGFDVLREQLVTDPADLIAPTTDVALVDEADSVLVDEALVPLVLAGSTSGEAPTGEILSAVRKLRPGRHYETDSERRNIFLTDDGAEAIEGELGIGDLYDAEHVGTTLVQVNVALHACFLLRRDVDYIVRDGRVQLINASRGRVAELQRWPDGLQAAVEAKEGVAVSEAGQILDSITVQAFIGRYDRVCGMTGTALAAGAQFREFYSLGVSQIDPNTPCVRFDEADRTYIDNDSKTRAIVEHIAAVHSTGQPVLVGTHDVAESEELAARLADRGVDCVVLNAKNDEEEAAIIAEAGDVGNVTVSTQMAGRGTDIRLGGSDEARRDEVVELGGLHVVGTGRHRTERLDNQLRGRAGRQGDPGSSVFFAAMDDPVVTSALEPDKIPTAHDRISGLLKGNRGRDAVDHAQRVTEGQMLAIHSNTWRYSRLLAEQRSILAERRAALLLTEKAFEELTSHDPDRSAELVEAHGRDAVVQGCRDIMLWHLDRGWARHLETMNDVRESIHLRALGRENPLDEFHRIAIDHFRDLASDAVRESEATFAEIEFTDSGVDLVANAMARPTSTWTYMVHDNPMAAGGNVFSGMMSTFR is encoded by the coding sequence GTGGGATTCGCCAACCGCTTCTGGAAGCTGATGGGCTCCACCCAGGGCCGGGACACCTCGCGCGCGCAGAGTGCGGTCGAGGCGTCACACGGGTTCGACGAGTGGGCCTCGGGGGTGGCGGACGGCGATTTCGCGGACGAAGCCCACGGCCTGCAGCTCTTCGGTGAGTCGCCCGAGGACCTCGCCCGGTTCCTGGCTCTGGCCAGGGAGGCCGCGACCCGGGCCGTGGGCCTGAGGCCGTTCGACGTCCAGCTCCAGGGCGCACTGAGGATGTTCGCGGGCGACGTGGTGGAGATGGCGACCGGGGAGGGCAAGACCCTCGCGGGTGCGGTCGCGGCGGCCGGATACGCACTGCAGGGACACACCGTCCACGTCATCTCCGTCAACGACTACCTCGCCGCGCGGGACGCGCGGTGGATGGGTCCGATGTTCGAGCTCCTGGGCCTGACGGTGGGCCACGTGACCGAGTCGTCGACGCGCGAGGAGCGTCGCCGCGCCTACGCCTGCGACGTCACCTACGGGTCCGTCTCGGAGATCGGGTTCGACGTCCTGCGGGAGCAGCTGGTCACCGACCCGGCGGATCTCATCGCACCCACCACGGATGTCGCCCTGGTCGACGAGGCGGACTCGGTGCTCGTCGACGAGGCGCTGGTCCCCCTGGTCCTCGCCGGGTCGACCTCCGGGGAGGCGCCCACGGGGGAGATCCTCTCCGCGGTGCGCAAGCTACGGCCGGGTCGCCACTACGAGACCGACTCCGAGCGGCGCAACATCTTCCTCACCGACGACGGCGCCGAGGCCATCGAGGGTGAACTGGGAATCGGCGATCTCTACGACGCGGAGCACGTGGGCACCACGCTGGTCCAGGTGAACGTCGCACTGCACGCCTGCTTCCTGCTGAGGCGGGATGTGGACTACATCGTCCGGGACGGCCGGGTCCAACTGATCAACGCCTCGCGGGGTCGCGTCGCCGAGTTGCAGCGGTGGCCGGACGGGTTGCAGGCGGCCGTCGAGGCCAAGGAGGGCGTCGCGGTCTCCGAGGCCGGGCAGATCCTCGACAGCATCACGGTCCAGGCGTTCATCGGGAGGTACGACCGGGTGTGCGGGATGACGGGAACGGCGCTCGCCGCGGGGGCACAGTTCCGCGAGTTCTACTCCCTGGGCGTGTCCCAGATCGACCCCAACACCCCCTGCGTCCGCTTCGACGAGGCCGATCGGACCTACATCGACAACGACAGCAAGACCCGCGCGATCGTCGAACACATCGCCGCCGTCCACTCGACCGGCCAACCCGTGCTCGTGGGTACCCATGACGTCGCCGAGTCGGAGGAACTCGCAGCACGCCTGGCCGACAGGGGCGTGGACTGCGTCGTGCTCAACGCCAAGAACGACGAGGAGGAGGCCGCCATCATCGCCGAGGCGGGCGACGTGGGTAACGTCACCGTCTCCACCCAGATGGCCGGCCGGGGCACCGACATCAGACTGGGTGGGTCCGACGAGGCCCGCCGCGACGAGGTCGTCGAACTCGGCGGACTGCACGTGGTGGGGACCGGGAGGCATCGGACGGAGAGGCTCGACAACCAGCTCCGTGGTCGCGCCGGACGCCAGGGGGACCCCGGCAGCTCGGTGTTCTTCGCCGCCATGGACGACCCGGTGGTGACCTCGGCGCTGGAACCCGACAAGATCCCCACCGCGCACGACAGGATCAGCGGGCTGCTCAAGGGCAACCGCGGACGCGATGCGGTCGACCACGCACAGCGGGTCACCGAGGGACAGATGCTCGCGATCCACTCGAACACGTGGCGGTACAGCCGGCTCCTCGCCGAACAGCGGTCGATCCTCGCCGAGCGCCGCGCGGCGCTGTTGCTCACCGAGAAGGCGTTCGAGGAGCTGACCTCCCACGATCCGGATCGCAGTGCCGAACTCGTGGAGGCCCACGGCCGCGACGCCGTGGTGCAGGGGTGTCGGGACATCATGCTGTGGCATCTCGACCGGGGGTGGGCCCGCCACCTGGAGACGATGAACGACGTCCGCGAGTCGATCCACCTGCGCGCGCTGGGCAGGGAGAACCCCCTGGACGAATTCCACCGGATCGCGATCGACCACTTCAGGGACCTCGCCTCGGACGCCGTCCGGGAGTCGGAGGCGACGTTCGCCGAGATCGAGTTCACCGATTCGGGGGTGGACCTGGTGGCCAACGCCATGGCGCGGCCCACCTCGACGTGGACGTACATGGTCCACGATAACCCGATGGCGGCCGGCGGGAACGTCTTCTCCGGGATGATGTCGACCTTCCGATGA
- a CDS encoding NADP-dependent oxidoreductase, which yields MTNVSHADTDTATSTQIQLAARPTGWPTHEDFRTATVTYGPVGPGEVRVSNLYVSVDPYMRGRMNDARSYTAPYAVGATITGGAVGRVTASADAAVPVGSVVLHQHGWSDVVQADASTFTVVPELEGAPLSLYLGILGMTGLTGYVGLTAIARLEPGDTVFISGAAGAVGTAAGQIARLLGAGRVIGSAGSPEKVRLLTEKYGFDAALNYKEAPVREQLGELVPEGVDVYFDNVGGDHLQAALDVMNDGGRIAMCGAIASYNVEGRTPGPDNMATIITRGLTLTGFTLGRHLDLRAEFTDRMTAWFADGEIAYDETVVDGIENTVHAFLDMMRGANTGKMVVRVTPE from the coding sequence ATGACCAACGTCAGCCACGCCGACACCGACACCGCAACCAGCACCCAGATCCAGCTCGCCGCGCGCCCCACGGGGTGGCCGACGCACGAGGACTTCCGCACCGCCACCGTCACCTACGGACCGGTCGGGCCGGGGGAGGTCCGGGTCTCGAACCTCTACGTCTCCGTCGACCCCTACATGCGGGGCCGGATGAACGATGCGCGTAGCTACACCGCCCCGTACGCCGTGGGTGCGACCATCACCGGCGGCGCGGTCGGCCGCGTCACCGCCTCCGCCGACGCTGCCGTCCCCGTGGGTAGCGTGGTGCTCCACCAGCACGGGTGGTCGGACGTCGTCCAGGCCGACGCCTCGACCTTCACCGTCGTGCCCGAGCTGGAGGGAGCCCCACTTTCGCTGTACCTCGGCATCCTCGGCATGACGGGACTGACCGGTTACGTGGGACTCACCGCGATCGCCCGCCTGGAGCCGGGGGACACGGTCTTCATCTCCGGCGCCGCCGGCGCGGTCGGCACCGCGGCGGGGCAGATCGCGCGACTCCTGGGTGCCGGTCGCGTCATCGGATCCGCGGGATCGCCCGAGAAGGTGCGGCTGCTCACCGAGAAATACGGCTTCGACGCCGCGCTGAACTACAAGGAGGCGCCGGTGCGTGAGCAGCTCGGCGAACTGGTTCCGGAGGGCGTCGACGTCTACTTCGACAACGTCGGTGGTGACCACCTCCAGGCGGCGCTCGACGTGATGAACGACGGCGGGCGAATCGCGATGTGCGGGGCGATAGCGAGCTACAACGTCGAGGGCAGGACACCCGGCCCGGACAACATGGCCACCATCATCACCAGGGGACTGACCCTCACGGGCTTCACCCTCGGCCGCCACCTCGACCTGCGCGCCGAGTTCACCGACCGGATGACGGCCTGGTTCGCCGACGGAGAGATCGCCTACGACGAGACGGTGGTCGACGGCATCGAGAACACGGTCCACGCGTTCCTCGACATGATGCGCGGGGCCAACACCGGGAAGATGGTCGTGCGGGTCACGCCCGAGTAG
- a CDS encoding ScpA family protein, protein MSAPVTGPVSGVGDTPGDPPGGGVAEAEETRAFTVHLTNFTGPFDLLLGLIDSRRLDVTEVALHMVTDEFIAHARELGREAGLEEVTEFLVVAATLLDLKTARLVPSGEVQDPEDLALLQARDLLFARLLQFRAFRQVAELFAELDRTARHSHPRTAGPDDEFLDVLPEVELGVDVEQFATIAAVAFRPRPVEEVGVAHVHTPTVSVPEQAARVLELLRFRGRGQWVDFRDLVSGCGDSLVVVARFLALLELYRARAVALAQDEALGDLSVSWTGEEAAEVTRGRDEWM, encoded by the coding sequence ATGAGCGCTCCGGTGACCGGTCCGGTGAGCGGCGTCGGGGACACGCCCGGGGACCCGCCTGGGGGCGGTGTCGCCGAGGCCGAGGAAACGCGCGCGTTCACCGTCCACCTCACCAACTTCACCGGCCCGTTCGACCTTCTCCTGGGGCTCATCGACTCGCGCCGCCTCGACGTGACCGAGGTCGCCCTCCACATGGTGACCGACGAGTTCATCGCGCACGCCCGCGAGCTGGGCCGCGAGGCGGGCCTCGAGGAGGTCACCGAGTTCCTCGTGGTGGCGGCCACCCTGCTCGACCTCAAGACGGCGCGGCTCGTGCCGTCCGGCGAGGTCCAGGACCCGGAGGATCTGGCGCTGCTCCAGGCCCGGGACCTGCTCTTCGCGCGGCTCCTGCAGTTCCGGGCGTTCCGCCAGGTGGCCGAGCTGTTCGCGGAGCTGGACAGGACCGCCCGTCACTCCCATCCGCGGACGGCCGGCCCCGACGACGAGTTCCTGGACGTGTTGCCCGAGGTGGAGCTGGGGGTGGATGTGGAGCAGTTCGCCACCATCGCCGCCGTGGCGTTCCGCCCCCGTCCCGTGGAGGAGGTGGGGGTCGCCCACGTCCACACCCCGACCGTCTCCGTCCCCGAGCAGGCCGCGCGTGTCCTGGAGCTGCTGAGATTCCGGGGACGGGGCCAGTGGGTGGACTTCCGGGACCTGGTCTCCGGGTGCGGCGACTCCCTCGTCGTCGTCGCCAGGTTCCTCGCGCTGTTGGAGTTGTACAGGGCCCGCGCGGTCGCGCTCGCCCAGGACGAGGCGCTCGGTGACCTGTCTGTGAGTTGGACGGGTGAGGAGGCCGCCGAGGTGACACGCGGGAGGGACGAATGGATGTGA
- a CDS encoding CDP-alcohol phosphatidyltransferase family protein produces the protein MSAAREGRRETDLREWRTGEGKVLGARIPPPRDGHLSAAVPPGLGYEQPPRDPEVSDRFWTLPNVISLARIALIPVLVVSILVWEDPPLALWLLGVLVVSDWLDGKIARLWNMRSTWGERLDPLADRLLVAAVPVAFAVAGYIPVWVVVVLLVRDAVLVGTMPVYRRRGIEPEVTYLGKAATFALFWSLPLLLAGYAGVPGGEGLMILGEACLYWGVGLYCWSGGIYLWQAWRIARSVPPRRGRSTSVESPGGV, from the coding sequence ATGAGCGCGGCGCGGGAGGGCAGACGGGAGACCGATCTGCGGGAATGGCGGACGGGAGAGGGCAAGGTCCTCGGCGCACGCATCCCGCCCCCGCGGGACGGGCACCTCTCGGCCGCGGTGCCACCCGGCCTCGGGTACGAACAGCCGCCCCGCGACCCCGAGGTCAGCGACAGGTTCTGGACGCTCCCCAACGTCATCTCGCTGGCGCGCATCGCGCTGATCCCGGTGCTCGTCGTGAGCATCCTGGTCTGGGAGGATCCGCCCCTGGCACTGTGGCTCCTGGGCGTTCTGGTGGTCTCCGACTGGCTCGACGGCAAGATCGCCCGCTTGTGGAACATGCGGTCGACGTGGGGCGAGCGTCTCGACCCCCTCGCAGACCGACTCCTGGTGGCGGCCGTGCCGGTGGCCTTCGCCGTCGCCGGATACATCCCCGTCTGGGTGGTGGTGGTTCTGCTGGTCAGAGACGCGGTGTTGGTGGGGACGATGCCGGTCTACCGGAGGCGCGGGATCGAACCCGAGGTCACGTACCTGGGCAAAGCGGCCACGTTCGCACTGTTCTGGTCGCTGCCCCTGCTGCTCGCCGGGTACGCGGGGGTTCCCGGAGGGGAGGGGCTGATGATCCTGGGCGAGGCGTGCCTGTACTGGGGCGTGGGCCTCTACTGCTGGAGCGGCGGGATCTACCTGTGGCAGGCCTGGAGGATCGCCCGCTCCGTCCCCCCGCGCCGCGGCCGATCTACTTCAGTGGAGTCGCCCGGCGGTGTGTAA